TGCCAGCAGCAGACAAAGCTGATAGTATTGTTTGTGCGCCATTCGTATTCTTAGATGCATTAGTTGAAGCTACTAAAGGAACAAACTTAGGTGTAGCGGCACAAAATATGCATTTTGAAGAAGAAGGGGCATTCACTGGTGAAATCGCTCCACGTATGCTTGCTGATTTAGGCGTGAATGCGGTAGTTATCGGACATAGTGAGCGTCGTGAAATGTTTAATGAAACTGACGAAACAGTAAATAAAAAAGTACATGCTGCTTTTAAACATAACTTGTTGCCAATCGTTTGTGTTGGTGAAAGTTTAGAAGTTCGTGAAAATGGAACAACGAATGATGTTGTTGATGCGCAAACAGTTAAAGCTTTAGCAGGTTTAACTGCTGAGCAAGTTGCCGGAACTGTTATTGCTTATGAACCAATCTGGGCAATCGGTACCGGAAAAACCGCTACTAGTGAACAAGCAAACGAAACTTGCGGATATATCCGTAGTGTTGTTGCTCGTGAATATGGGCAAGCAACTGCTGACGCGGTTCGCATTCAATATGGTGGTTCGGTAAAACCGGATAATGTTGTTGAATTAATGGCACAATCTGATATTGATGGTGCATTAGTTGGTGGTGCGTCACTTGATTCAGAAAGCTTCTTGGCTTTATTGGATGCAGTGAAGTAATATATTGTAAAAATTTTGAAAACCGGATCGCTTATGGCGGTCCGGTTTTTTTCTTTCCAAAAATGGTTAATAATGTGTTTTTCGTGTGTTTTTTGTTGTTTTTGAACGCGGATTATTATATAATTAAGATAATTTAAGTGTTCGGGGGAATAATAATGAATAATTCGATAGCGAAAAAGTTTATTCGCATCTTTTTAGCAACAACGATACTTTCTGGGAGTAGTGTTGTTTTTTTTGATATTCTGGCAAATAGTATGCCGGTGAGTGCTGCAAGTGAACCAATTACGATTGATAGCGGGACTGAGCATGAATATACGATTCCGGTAGATAGTAGCGAGAAGATTGAAACAGAAATTCCTGATGGTTATGTGCAAAGTAATACTAAGAAACCGAATTTTAATAAAGAGAATCTAAAAGCGTATAGCGGGCCGGTACCCAGCGAAATAAAAAATGCTTTTCAGATTAGTGATAATCAATTTATTAACATTTTAGCAATGGAGGGTACAGTCTCTCAAGAGCCTGCCGTAGGCATTTCAACAATGTATGCTGTGCTTACTGATAAACAGGGGAATATTCTCTCAAGTAAGTCAATTCCTAAAAATATTAATGAAAGTAGTCCGCCCCTAGTTGATTCTGAAAGCATCGGAGAATATGCCAGATATTCAATGAGTACTCAAAATGGTAATTCAGTTCAGGTTTTTTATCGTGGCCAGATTCCTGGGGATAATAATATTGATAATCGGATTGCAACAATTACTGTAGATGGCAGCAATAATATTTCGACTATTTATAGCACTATTTCTAAGGGAACATATGTGCCTCAGCAACCAGTGCAAATGTTTAATTTTATTAAAGGTATAAATCAAAATGTTGTAACTGGTGATTTACAAAAGTCTGTATGGAATCTGAAACATTTTGAGGTGTATTATATTAATGATTCAGGAGTATACTCAGAACAGAAAGTGTTAACTGCTCCAGATTATTCACAAATGCTTCCTGGTTATGATGATGAAAACAAATTCTTATTTATAACTTCAGATAATATGGTGAGTACTGCTGATGGTGGGTTTGCTGCCACTGTTATAGCGTATGATCCAACAATTTCGAGATACGCTGTTGTTGTTTGGAATGCAGATGGCAGCATTAAGTATCAGTATAATTTAAATGCAGGAGATCGCATTACCAGTCAAAGTGATCTTTCGGATAGCAATACTTATTATTTCTTAGAACGCAAGAGTTCAGGGGGAGCAACACTGTTACAGAAGATGGATTTGGTAACTGGTGATGTCTCTACTTTGCAGGAGTTTCCGTCTGGAACAAATATTCGGATTTATCCAGATTATGATTCTACTTACGGAACAGAATATTCTTATTATGGATCTATTAAGTCTGCCACTGGTCCCTTTGCTGGGATTGACGATAGTGGAAACGGTGGAGCAGTCACTGGGACAATGAGTCAAGATTTTAGTATTTATAATGCAAGCTTAATAAGTGCTAATGGTACTGTTCAACAAAACTTTAGTAAAAATATTGATGGTGCACTTTATTTTACCGGCGGAAGAACTTCGGCAACAGATTTTGCTGAGAAGCCTGCTGGCGGTTGGGTTAGTACAAACAACGCTTTCTTTGGAACCATGACTTTAATTGATGATTATGCTCCAGCATTAAAAGTAGGCTCGCCAGTCATGATAAATAAAGACAGTGTGACTAATTGGGATAGCGAATTGCTTAACGGCGTAAGTGTTATAGATGTTTTTGATTTAACTAAAGATTTAGGGAATCGAGATCAGTCCTGGCTGGATGAACGCATCAATCGTAATCCTTTAGATGTAGAGCTGGGTTATGATTGGGCAGCACTTGGTTTAGATAAAACTAAAGTTGGACCGAATACCGTTACCTATTTTGTGACCGATAGTTCAATGCAAATTACGGCTGATTCAAAAATTGTTAACGTTGT
The Culicoidibacter larvae DNA segment above includes these coding regions:
- the tpiA gene encoding triose-phosphate isomerase, yielding MRKPIIAGNWKMFKLKGDALAFVEAVKNNVPAADKADSIVCAPFVFLDALVEATKGTNLGVAAQNMHFEEEGAFTGEIAPRMLADLGVNAVVIGHSERREMFNETDETVNKKVHAAFKHNLLPIVCVGESLEVRENGTTNDVVDAQTVKALAGLTAEQVAGTVIAYEPIWAIGTGKTATSEQANETCGYIRSVVAREYGQATADAVRIQYGGSVKPDNVVELMAQSDIDGALVGGASLDSESFLALLDAVK